From Juglans regia cultivar Chandler chromosome 9, Walnut 2.0, whole genome shotgun sequence:
GGGTAATTAATTGAACCTCCACCATCATGTTTTATAAATCTTCATTAATGTTCATTGGCCTTTgacttttttttgttgttgtaatcTTTAATTCTGTTCAAGGTTATGCAGTTGCTGAGGGAAGATTAGTGAGAGAGCGTCGCCTTCCTTGCTGTGGTATTGGTTGTGGCTGGTTCCTGTAAGTTTTAATCATTGTTTCTTTGTACTTTGGTCTTATCAGAATGTAGGTTCACAATATTAGGtcaatagaaatattcaataagaaTTCAcaatatgagtttttttttttataagttacatACATGAAGTTTCCTATTGCTGATTTGTGGGTTCCGTTGTCAGTTCTTCACatatagatgatttttcctGGGAATTTTGGTTAAGAACTAGTAGAAGTGAATCAAGAAATTTTCGATTTCAGAATATTTCACTATATTGCTCAGAAGCCACCAAAAGTAGGCATGCATTTTGGAAAATCTGATTACTTCTGAATATTTATTTAGCAATATGGTTTCTGTAATGCAAAATTTGTGAAGACCTAACCTTATCTGGTAAACATTTCGAGCCACTCAGTTTTACTCTTAATTCTACCTTCCTAGCATGCAGTTGCATGTAGGAGATTAGAATTTGATGCCATTTTATATGTAGACTCGAACAAGAAGGCAGTTAATATGTGATTTAAATCAGAAtgagtgttttgttttggatttccTATATTCTGCAGTTAGATATTTTAACTTTGTGTGCCAGTGCCTAAGCTGAGTTTATATCAGAGATATATTTTAGGTTGGCTTGTAGGCCACATGTTTTTTCAATTGATTTGTATGAATAACTacgtattaaaaatatatataactggATTATCTGCTTCCTAGTTTGACTTTGGCTTGTTACATAggaaatattattgtttaactTTGGAACTCCATAAGCTCAGCTTTGGTGCAGAGAGTTGGGTATATATGGTTTTGTCATTTAGAAATTTGCATATCCCCACGTAAAGGTGTTTTTTATATGGACATATTATCTAACATGTCATTTGTTATTGTTTAAATGTGTCCTTTGATGGCCATTTTTCCGCAATATGTATCACTTctcaataattatttatatatatatatatattcccataaattagtaaattgagaaaaaaaaaggcattaacCTAGACCATTTCCCTTAGCTTCCCATTTGATGCATGTTATTGCGTCTGTTgcgttctttttttcttttttcttttttatcaataaacttGAATATATCCATAATATTGGAATTAAGGATTTtggttacctataaaaaaaaatcagaattaaGGATTTAACTGAGGTAATGAGAAGGCATTAGGTATAAATAAGGTAACTATTTGAGAATGATGAAGTGGAGCTCTTTAAGTATGATCACTTTCCTCATTGTTGCCTTGAAAGTTCCCTTTGGCCTTTAACAGAGCATTTAAGATCCTATAGCCTGTGTGTTGGGCATAGTGCTGCATTTTTTAAGcaagttttttcctttctttctttttaaaaaaaaatcatttgggtacaaaaaatttaattatattctcTGCCCACCCTGTTGGTGAGTCAAATGTTGACATGGCTTGCTTTCAGCTAAATGGTACTCTTAGTTCAAGAAAAGGGTTACTCGCCTTTTTGATATTTGtacataaatttacaatactAGGTTTAGAATCTACTATATTAGACTTGCCATTTTATATATGTGCATAAATCTATCATTCTTCTAATGctattagaaatttagaatgaTGGGAACTATTAACAGTTTACCgatcaataaattttgtttaccaataaaaaataacacagTTTTAATCAGATATTTATCATATCTTAGCTTTATATATCCATCTTTTGATTTTAATacaatttatgagtttttaatGCTGAGAATCATCTTCTCTTTCGAAGGTTTATTATTGGTTTCTTCCTTGCTGCCATCCCCTGGTATGTTGGCGCGCTTGTTTTACTTTGTTCCAGGTTTGATTACCGTGAGAGACCTGGATATATTGCTTGCGCAGTTGCTGTGAGTAACACTTCTCTCTATCTCattattcttgttttctttctttctttcttcttcttctgtagtttttttttatcttttgaactACAGGCTATGCTCTACTTATTagtttttgttgaaaatgctaAATATCAATGGATTATCTCCCTAAACTATGATGTCGATCTGGTTAATTCAGACCTAAGAAATCATATTCCAATTTGAAAAGCGGAATCTTATTTTAGCTGAAAGTCAAATCTTTATTTAAGTCTGATCAAGATGTGTTCTATTCTATCTAATCTGTCAACAGCTCTAGGGGACATATTGGGCTGATCAGGCCAGGTTTTGATTCTGTCTGAGTTGATGAATTGGCCATACATACAAGGCTTTTAACGAGACCAATGGTCCTATGGACTCTGTAACTGATACGCTGATAATACTGCAGATCTTACTCTTGTTGAAACACTGTAGTATGACTCAATTCATCAGGGAATCCCTGAATCTAGATCTTGAATAATTGAGAGAGAAGTTGGTGGCGCGGGGAGCATAGGTAGTTTCAATTTGTAGGTAGGATTGTTTTTCCCTTGTAACTTCTGGTGAGATTCCATGTGGTGTCATAATAATTTAAAGTGATCAAAAGTAATTATTTAGAAGAACTTAGTGTGTTTTATGCAATATACCCCTTTTAGTTAAATAAGATATCAGAAATGTGAGAATGGAGATTATCCTTATGTTTTGGCTTGTCTTCTTGAGGGAGGGCTAGGCTCCCTTGATATTCGGGTATCTCAGTCTTTAAACCCAGTTCCCATGTTCCCGAATCTACTACTTGAACGGCTCTTATTCCCCTTCCCCCTTGGTGGATATCTAGCAAAATTATTTTCCACTCCATCATTTGTGACCTCCTCATCAACATTACGCCGATTATGGGGTGGTTGCTAAGatgcttaaaagaaaaattttatatccaATGCTTGTGTGCGAATCAATAGAGTAAAATCAAAGTTCTTATTTTCTACACGATAAATCGGTCTTACGCGTCCCTGTATCAGTTGGTATCAGGGTCACACTTTCCCACATCGGCTGTTATTAGAGTCATGGTCCCTACATCATCACCACTCTTATGATACTGTTCCATGTGCAGGCTGTTCTTGCTACCCTTGCTATTATTCTTGGTGTGACAAAAGGAACTCATGACTGGTGATATTGGGGAATGATGAAGAGCTGTATAGGTAGCAAAGTGGATGTATGCACTTGATGCTATTTCTGGAATTTTACTTTCTGTATTAATatggttaaaaaaatgtagtatgaaacttgtgaaaataattatataaaaaaagttgtggagCTTGATGGTTAGCGAATGAGCACAGAGGTATGAATGGCTCACTGcactaaatttttactaaagaTCAATGCCAAATTTGGGTCAAATACAGACATGAACCTCTGAAGATGTATCTGTTTTATTTCTATGTATGTTTTCCATTATTATACCACAATGAATTAATGTTCTTGCTAGAAGCACTCGACaatattatgtatatttttatataatgttattttttgaaaataaaaaaattccaaaacatccCAAATCAACTTTGACTTTTATGGTTATAACCCAAGCCCTTAAAACTTTTCCTGATGTCTGTGGTAAGAGTTTCTtaaaatggattttcttttggatttgAAGTATATAGAGTATTACCTAATTTCATTCACacataataaaagaaatctaTATCCATAGAAAGGAGAACTTGGgcacaaaaataaagaaaattgtaGGTAGAGTTGCTATAATTATTAGAGAAATGCTAATATGTCTCTTCATTTGTCCTCTCATTTtaactgtatatatatttttttattttttttattttttttaatggtcaaagaattgattattagtgtattgatatttttttttattttttaaatatattttaaaaaaattgaaataaaaagcaaaaaaaacaaacaaacaaacaaagtgCAAATCGCACCAGGCAGCACACAGAGTGGGCATGCCCAGGCAGCAGAGTAGCCACTCTAATTATTAAGATGGTTACTCTGTGAACTTTGTGCTTTGTCCGTATGTCTTTGCTTTTATCCCCAAGTGTTTCacatctctaaatttgaaatatcaaGTATAAGGAAACAAGTAAAGGTATAAAGGTATTGCTCAGCATCATTGGTGACTTCAAAGTTTCCTTGCACAGTTTTAGAACTGTGATTTTCTTATTAGGCCATTTTGCTATGGTgctgaaattttgaataaacaaTATAACAAGCTGTAGTTAAAGCTTGATACCTATAAAGAATATACAACCAATCAAGAACAGCTGGTTTATGTGAAGCAGTGACTACTGAGGTGCAGAAGTGCTCGCTGTAATGAATGGCAAAGGGTTGAATTCAAAACCATTCCTTTAGGGCCGAGGAACTATAATCATCAATGGCTGTTCTATCCACTTGGTTCATATTTCTAAGTCCAATTAGTCAATCCGTTCAAGGTTGAACATCACCATATCCTCGAGAGCTAGTCGAAAGGCACCTTGAGGGAGACATTGTAGATTTTGGATTGCTAGATCAGCCTTCTCTTTCGCTAATTCTTGTGCTCTCTCAATGCCCCCACTACTTTTAACCAAGCCAATGGCTTCATCAAGAGAATTGGGCTCACTGAATTCAGATTCAATTATATCCCTCAGTTTTGGCTCTTTCTCCAAAGCAAAAATAACAGGTGCAGTGAGGTTTCCTTTCACAAGGTCACTGCCGGCTGGCTTCCCCAGCTGCTCTGCTGACTGCGTAAAATCCAATATGTCATCGATGACTTGGAAGGAAAGACCAAGATTCTTACCATATTCATACATTTTCTGGCTAACACCGCTGTCAACACCACTAAAAATAGCTGCTCCTTTGGTACTAGCAGCTATTAAGGAAGCTGTTTTGTAGTAGCTCTTGATCAAATACTCCTCAAGTTCAACATCACAATCAAACAAGCTAGATGCCTGCTTTATTTCACCACTTGCAAAGTCTTTAATAACCTGCCATTTCAGTAGTAAAACAACATATAAACTAGAGGTTGCAAGTATCTTATCCATGGCTTCATTCTTACTGCAAACTGAAATGGTATTTACAGAACGTGCTATGATTGTATGCTTCAAAGGTCAATTGTAAAGACTACTGGTATATAAAAATTGATGGAATTACCTGGCTGATGAGCTTAATGACTTCAAGGTTTTCAAGATTTGCAAGATACCATGATGACTGTGCAAACATGAAGTCCCCAGCCAGCACCGCCACTCTTGTACCATAGAGTTGGTGAACAGTTTCCTTTCCTGCAAATAATCAATTTTCATATCGATAGgtgaaaaagagaaggaaacaagAAAGGGAGGGGGAGGGGTAGCAGGAACacggaaaagaaaaatttgccACAAACAGATGTCTGGCAGCTCAGATGTGGTGAAGCATCTTAGCAGCCTTTAGAGTTTGTAGCACATTGAAATGTGTCTATTTGTCAAATGTGGTAGAATCATTTAACATGTTATGATTTgaactcatttatttttccatCTTACAGTCTCAATTTTAACTAGCTGCCTCATCAAGAAGGAATGAACATGTGCAATGACCGGTTACTGCCACCAGAAAGAGTGCACCTAGATTTAAGTTGAAAGcattttaaagatatgatttttttaagtagGCCATTTGCTATTTGCTATAAGGGCTGCTAGTACGCTGCCCACAGGCCATGCCTTTTTTTTTGCTATCGCTCCTATGTAATGGTAGGCCAGTTAGTTATGAACTCAGCTGCGCTCTCCAAGTGTGTTGTTTCCCTCCTTcctgttttgtaattataatgACACGATTTACAAGGATGAGAGGATGAGTAGAGATGTGATGGCGTGGGAGTTTGAGCTGGAGAATAGCGCCCTCAGCACAGCTCCATTTATAGCACTAACTTGAGACTTCCTACTGAAGACAAAAGGCTTTAGGGAGTAGCAGTGTAGCACATTGCAAGTTCATAAAGCACATTACCCAAAGAGAAAGGGAGACAAACAGAGAGGGAATACGTAGAGACCAATGTAGGGATctgaagagtttttttttttttttttttgggggggggggaatcaACTCTGCTTTGCTTGGTTGAGGCGTGGGTGTCTGTTAAGGCTGATACATATCCCTTGTAACACGAAATTTTTTCCTCATATGTCTCTTGTCATATCTTTAATAAGCATGCAAAATGCACAAGGAGAAGCAGGACCAAATGTctatggtatattttttttggaaagtaCCAAATGTCTATAGCAATTCAAAAAGGGAGCAACACTATAGTTGACTGGAAAAAACCTGTAACAGTTTCTGGGAAAATCCTAGTCACAATAGCAGTCATCCGATACAGATGGTCTTCCAATTTCATGGCATGCTATTGACTTCAATGGGGCTAGTTTTCAATATTTTCCAGTATCCATTTCTAGTTCCCAGCTTGTAACTAAGTGTTTCCTTTGAATAATTCCTCTgaacttgggctatgcctatttacctcactcaataaaattttattttacctatcaaaacaaGTTTCATGATATGTAGTTGAAGGTGCCATCAAGATGTTActgaattataaattttatggaCAGATGAACGGTCAAGAGATGCGGTATGTCCTAAAGCACTTGATCCTATAAATGCAAGAATGTAGTTTTCAGGACTATTTCTACATTATCATTCCTTGAACTATAAAATTCATGGATTTATATCTCAAATTGTGAAGATCTGATGGAAAATATACTGCTTTCCACAATTCTTGTcaaattattagattaaaaGTCTACTCAATTCAACAAGCCTCTCTCCAAAGTACTTGAGGTCAGCTACATCTCCTTTCTTGCCCTTATAGGACTCAAAGTTCATAAGGTGTAGCTATATGCTTTAGACCACTTAGAGAACCCAACTTGCTTTGGGCCTGGCATAgtataaaagataaaactaCGACTACAAGAAGCACTGCTAGCCTTATTTTTTGCATGTTCATCATTCAGTGAGTTATGGAAGGGTGAGAAGATCTTCCCATTATTACGCAACATCTGTTCTTCAGACTCGTTTAGCCATCATCATCCCAATTATCCCAAAGTAAGCAAAGAAAAATGTAGATACAGAAACCAACAAATATTTTGGTATGACAGACAAAACCAAATCACTATGACGCTCTTTACTTCTTACCGTAccttttagataaaatatttgttgaCTGGACAACACCCACCAATActtgtaaattttttgaaacaaacGTGTTGGAATTTTCAATACGTGTGCTTGACTGCATGCAATACAAATACGTGTTGGAATTTTCAAACTATCCCATATCTGATTGCACAGGTGTTCAGGTAGGTGATAAGCTGGCATCAATATAAATAGGAAGTGACTTTCACGTAAGGCTGCAAAATCCTACCTCTCCGCATGTCACTATCATCCAATACATCATCATGTATTAAGCTTGCAGTGTGGATCATCTCAATGATCTCTGCCAAACGCCGATGCTGCATGGTAAGTTCCCTAGAGTAAAGCAAATTTGTGTTTGTTCAGC
This genomic window contains:
- the LOC108994346 gene encoding 60S ribosomal protein L18a-like protein isoform X1, with product MSEEDKNRVAPAEHHHVQHQQFEPQYGTFQGVPTYPPPQPPVIGLPPPVPPPGSVQPSAPPPGPPQYYAHAYQTVPGYAVAEGRLVRERRLPCCGIGCGWFLFIIGFFLAAIPWYVGALVLLCSRFDYRERPGYIACAVAAVLATLAIILGVTKGTHDW
- the LOC108994346 gene encoding 60S ribosomal protein L18a-like protein isoform X2 — translated: MSEEDKNRVAPAEHHHVQHQQFEPQYGTFQGVPTYPPPQPPVIGLPPPVPPPGSVQPSAPPPGPPQYYAHAYQTVPVAEGRLVRERRLPCCGIGCGWFLFIIGFFLAAIPWYVGALVLLCSRFDYRERPGYIACAVAAVLATLAIILGVTKGTHDW
- the LOC108994345 gene encoding solanesyl diphosphate synthase 1, chloroplastic-like; the encoded protein is MMSMTCHNLDSSRTVLHVVACGCYLNATFNRSSVRNYAKSSCKSGSRGYGGGGGIDVCRRRGIARCRVSSTRTPETLRNEVAQGPPPVSELKKGSRSPISLTNLFEVVAEDLGTLNQNLQTIVGAENPLLMSAAEQIFGAGGKRMRPALVFLVSRATAELAGLKELTMQHRRLAEIIEMIHTASLIHDDVLDDSDMRRGKETVHQLYGTRVAVLAGDFMFAQSSWYLANLENLEVIKLISQVIKDFASGEIKQASSLFDCDVELEEYLIKSYYKTASLIAASTKGAAIFSGVDSGVSQKMYEYGKNLGLSFQVIDDILDFTQSAEQLGKPAGSDLVKGNLTAPVIFALEKEPKLRDIIESEFSEPNSLDEAIGLVKSSGGIERAQELAKEKADLAIQNLQCLPQGAFRLALEDMVMFNLERID